One genomic region from Torulaspora delbrueckii CBS 1146 chromosome 4, complete genome encodes:
- the HIR3 gene encoding Hir3p (similar to Saccharomyces cerevisiae HIR3 (YJR140C); ancestral locus Anc_4.375): MSTFNALNFTHHDELLEAEEHSRELQIEESFKIFQGALFDLKAKRYTEADAKFEELFSMEVLKPNKWGFYKYSSPTLDSLRYLAYRNRGMYYYSYLTDNYSKLEAQDIIDIILKVLEHLVESIQHSEADSSVTQLLTQIFGSYKSKKLERLTLEYELTKHENHLFLLGRRRKGLLPKLKEIVGQYQDLLKDIKEDELSDNLITKDLMGVKLHKTPNLALSPILEDIRKMKTIDENTMKELDGFEIPLKNSSWEAIASSLKHLVPHIKTSLLITKSTDPYGEVEFPIETVKFVIKKSEEEVSAKEEIEQDDSEVHDASRDSSASVSPEVLNGKTTEVQTDIPAAEPNTKKRPLDESESQHFVQRSSKRFREKDPDATEENTLKVHLIFLSDLALLLSKLQYTVPFSSEDFSLEMALPESSELLTQYDLMECIKVWTSWHTDIYMHSDTKSTAATSKGSNHTGFLQVNTLLKSNVFGDKTNCLSELSILDEETVQPFLEVTREHAMHFQEVRFRLLLALLSLDDNSGKRLIVDQSWSSNLFETIEWFFFGIEKSLYLFIAENVSKYSYLALSVYEIMVNMMGSICEEIAAKNYMVARPVTSIIQKNQLEKKIDRWYDLLVKHSSADDKWLIYFEWARYCYLQYCCEIIDDRLPSALNSIKQRLDGLGEDFQAIFPNYRHIPPLHLSAIHSQSRKIKIIRKISVVDASGDEQKDEDAQQHISLLQQNLLLDLYPERERPNDILEMLSFISNSPFLLKVKLWEVLFTFYLNKNQINDVLQTYFHVLTFFSKFLSSKQYCDKPSKGRQQLLLTTQSNIASFTSKLTSALLRETRPDVRCIDRENFKLLLKTFFMFYPILYYESSVKNVVSARSFFRKATKSSGRMKDTIADLATLLVYFASKEASTIVPPQEGSFTAELIECFHRLLGSFKFCDASNGNFLKLSESLLCRYADSDSLAPLKQILWCRYHYLIAGDNFQPVQHVTKAILMDKGNSVPLGIYLIKLQYQGKNPLLASGTKASLKPVFDSIIDTIGDPMASGNHTVERNKFLVEEYLDHPITAQSFHNAFVGKRCLKLTTPNDELQECINAGLFYVAGIQAFNLYRARKKSMQARPSELDSIITMLKNDIIYDTSRFESWYMLGRCYAFIVEDDLMWTSDKLTVPEKKSVIALTQRKAILCYAMCLQIFFAKEQRNHEDESIIQRALEALGNELISGKLKPMEKLCFSWRRPHVALKLTTEGELIQEKQSDAILISTFNIDQAILLCLQRANLLRSRPLDGNEKNWMNFYHIGKLLFKSDKSQHWMVAYQNVMESCILASESSVPKDPILEPHYYLVNMCYKAVKEGIISPSAALSSISNDKAFFTQEKAFWTSDAALTMDYQKKVFYDKTIKLLTFILASDKKKWHHRPRYRIARILFQDFNNIEGALNEMANFMSIKSTHKNLVNIWKPDLERAGKHFVYTYQYVMFYLDMLERKGDYNSIGLVCKKIRRFGSGMAYVNKAAEHATTLYTQCARCKLHIDEKACVEKLLPSLHYQQFLAITDQLLKSFKLEDYPEDITQALKIAYQLKRGNNGIAFDGICLAIFFHYFYLPVSATMPAQDISSPDLLVQGEKLKGFTTNSTTVSKAGSPSPTSQKAAVPRKRVSKKDAFDKIRLVADKIT; this comes from the coding sequence ATGTCGACTTTTAATGCTTTGAACTTCACCCACCACGATGAGCTGCTGGAGGCTGAAGAGCATTCGAGGGAACTAcagattgaagagagctTCAAGATATTCCAAGGTGCGTTGTTTGACTTGAAGGCAAAACGGTATACTGAGGCGGATgccaagtttgaagagttgttCAGCATGGAGGTTTTGAAGCCCAACAAGTGGGGTTTTTACAAATACTCGTCGCCCACATTAGATAGCCTTCGTTATTTGGCTTATCGTAATCGAGGAATGTACTATTATAGCTATTTGACTGACAATTACTCTAAGCTCGAAGCACAGGATATCATAGATATTATACTGAAAGTGTTGGAACACTTGGTGGAATCTATTCAGCATAGTGAGGCTGACAGTTCAGTCACGCAGCTACTTACTCAGATATTCGGCAGCTACAAGAGCAAGAAGCTAGAACGTTTAACCTTAGAATACGAGTTGACAAAACACGAGAACCATTTATTCCTGTTAGGTCGCAGGAGGAAAGGACTGCTGCCGAAGCTAAAGGAAATTGTGGGTCAGTACCAGGATTTACTaaaagatatcaaggaagatgaaCTGTCAGATAATTTAATCACAAAAGACCTCATGGGAGTGAAGCTTCACAAAACACCAAACCTAGCTTTGAGTCCGATTCTGGAAGACataaggaagatgaaaactATAGATGAAAATACGATGAAGGAGCTTGATGGCTTCGAAATTCCTCTAAAGAATAGCAGTTGGGAAGCAATTGCCTCCTCTCTCAAGCACCTTGTACCGCATATCAAGACATCGTTACTTATAACGAAATCCACAGATCCTTATGGCGAGGTTGAATTTCCCATAGAGACAGTTAAGTTTGTAATTAAGAAATCAGAGGAGGAAGTTTCAGCTAAAgaggaaattgaacaagacGACAGTGAAGTTCATGATGCGTCTCGCGACAGTTCAGCATCCGTGAGCCCTGAAGTACTAAACGGGAAGACTACTGAAGTTCAGACAGATATCCCAGCTGCAGAACCCAATACAAAGAAAAGGCCTCTTGATGAGTCTGAGAGCCAACATTTTGTTCAAAGGAGTAGTAAACGTTTTAGAGAAAAGGACCCGGATGCCACCGAGGAAAACACACTGAAAGTCCATCTAATATTCCTCAGCGATCTTGCACTACTGCTGAGCAAGCTACAATACACAGTGCCATTCAGCAGCGAGGACTTTTCCTTAGAAATGGCCCTCCCGGAATCCAGCGAACTCTTAACTCAGTACGACTTGATGGAGTGCATCAAGGTCTGGACGAGCTGGCATACGGACATTTATATGCATAGTGATACTAAATCGACAGCAGCGACATCAAAAGGTTCCAACCATACTGGATTTTTGCAAGTCAACACACTACTGAAGTCAAACGTTTTCGGGGACAAGACGAACTGTTTGAGTGAACTTTCAATCTTAGACGAGGAAACAGTACAACCTTTTCTTGAAGTAACGAGAGAACATGCTATGCATTTCCAGGAAGTTCGCTTTAGACTTCTTTTGGCCCTACTCTCGTTAGATGACAATTCAGGTAAAAGGTTGATTGTTGATCAGTCATGGTCGTCCAACCTCTTCGAAACGATAGAGtggtttttctttggtatCGAGAAAAGCCTCTATCTATTCATAGCTGAGAATGTGAGCAAGTACTCGTATCTCGCACTTTCTGTTTACGAAATAATGGTAAACATGATGGGTAGTATCTGCGAAGAAATTGCAGCAAAGAACTACATGGTAGCAAGACCAGTGACCTCAATAATACAAAAAaatcagcttgaaaagaaaattgatAGATGGTATGATCTTTTAGTCAAGCATTCATCGGCTGATGATAAATGGTTAATCTACTTTGAATGGGCACGCTATTGCTATCTCCAATATTGTTGTGAAATAATTGATGATAGATTACCATCAGCTCTCAACTCCATCAAACAAAGATTAGACGGTCTTGGAGAAGACTTTCAAGCCATTTTCCCTAATTATCGGCATATTCCACCTCTGCATTTGAGTGCCATACACTCTCAAAGTCGCAAGATAAAAATTATAAGAAAGATTAGCGTTGTTGATGCATCTGGCGATGAACAGAAGGATGAGGATGCTCAACAGCACATTTCACTCCTCCAACAGAATCTTTTATTAGATCTCTATCCGGAGAGAGAAAGACCCAATGACATTCTTGAGATGCTTTCCTTCATTTCCAACTCTCCATTTTTGCTTAAAGTCAAACTCTGGGAGGTTCTCTTCACCTTTTACCTCAACAAAAACCAAATTAACGATGTCTTACAGACTTACTTTCATGTGCTAAcgttcttttcaaaatttctctcaTCGAAGCAGTATTGCGACAAGCCAAGTAAAGGACGTCAGCAGTTGTTATTGACCACTCAAAGTAATATAGCGAGCTTCACCTCGAAACTTACCTCCGCCTTATTACGTGAAACAAGGCCTGATGTTCGTTGTATTGACCGTGAGAACTTCAAACTACTCttgaaaactttctttATGTTCTATCCAATCCTCTATTATGAGAGTTCAGTCAAAAATGTCGTTTCCGCAAGGTCATTCTTCCGCAAGGCAACGAAATCCTCCGGCAGAATGAAGGACACTATTGCTGACTTGGCGACATTGTTAGTTTATTTTGCAAGCAAGGAAGCTAGTACAATTGTGCCGCCCCAAGAAGGTTCATTTACCGCGGAGCTGATCGAATGCTTCCACAGATTATTGGGGAGTTTCAAGTTCTGCGATGCATCGAATGGcaactttttgaagctGTCTGAAAGCCTACTTTGTCGTTACGCGGATAGCGACTCATTAGCCCCTCTGAAGCAAATATTATGGTGTAGGTACCACTATCTGATTGCAGGGGACAACTTTCAGCCAGTGCAACACGTCACCAAGGCGATTCTGATGGACAAAGGTAATTCAGTACCCCTTGGCATttatttgataaaattgCAATACCAAGGAAAGAATCCTTTGCTCGCTAGTGGAACTAAGGCTTCGTTGAAGCCTGTATTTGATAGCATTATCGATACAATCGGTGATCCGATGGCATCAGGTAACCACACCGTTGAGCGAAATAAGTTTCTGGTGGAAGAGTATCTGGATCACCCTATTACTGCCCAGTCCTTCCACAATGCGTTTGTAGGAAAAAGATGTTTAAAGTTGACAACACCAAACGACGAACTACAAGAGTGCATCAATGCCGGTCTTTTTTATGTCGCAGGTATCCAAGCATTTAACTTGTACAGagcaagaaagaaatcgatGCAAGCGCGCCCATCGGAGCTGGATTCCATCATAACTATGCTAAAAAATGACATCATATATGATACCAGTAGATTCGAAAGTTGGTACATGCTAGGAAGGTGTTATGCGTtcattgttgaagatgaccTTATGTGGACGTCAGACAAACTAACAGTACCAGAAAAGAAGAGCGTGATTGCCTTGACGCAAAGGAAAGCTATTCTATGCTACGCGATGTGTCTGCAGATATTCTTCGCCAAAGAGCAGAGAAATCATGAGGATGAGTCAATTATCCAAAGAGCATTGGAAGCTTTGGGTAATGAACTAATTAGTGGTAAACTCAAACCAATGGAGAAGTTATGCTTTAGTTGGAGGCGGCCACACGTTGCCCTAAAGCTCACAACTGAAGGAGAGttgattcaagaaaaacAGTCTGACGCCATCCTAATTTCAACTTTCAACATAGACCAGGCTATCTTGCTCTGCCTTCAGCGTGCCAATTTATTGAGAAGCCGGCCTTTGGATGGCAATGAGAAGAACTGGATGAACTTTTATCATATTGGgaaacttcttttcaaaagtgaCAAATCACAGCATTGGATGGTGGCTTATCAAAACGTTATGGAATCATGTATACTTGCTTCGGAAAGTTCGGTCCCCAAAGATCCTATACTTGAACCCCACTATTACCTCGTCAACATGTGCTACAAAGCGGTTAAAGAAGGAATTATCAGCCCCTCTGCAGCCTTGtcctcaatatcaaatGACAAAGCATTTTTTACTCAGGAAAAAGCCTTCTGGACATCAGATGCTGCTTTGACCATGGACTATCAGAAAAAAGTCTTTTACGATAAGACTATAAAACTACTGACGTTCATATTGGCATCAGACAAGAAAAAATGGCACCACAGGCCAAGATATAGGATCGCACGAATCCTTTTCCAGGATTTCAATAATATCGAAGGAGCTCTCAATGAAATGGCGAATTTTATGTCTATTAAGAGTACTCACAAGAATCTGGTAAACATTTGGAAACCTGATCTCGAAAGGGCAGGTAAACACTTTGTTTATACTTATCAGTATGTGATGTTCTATTTGGATATGCTTGAGCGCAAAGGTGACTACAATTCCATTGGTTTAGTCTGTAAGAAGATTAGAAGGTTTGGATCTGGTATGGCCTACGTCAACAAGGCAGCCGAACATGCGACCACACTATACACACAATGTGCAAGATGCAAGTTGCATATAGACGAGAAGGCTTGCGTTGAGAAACTGCTTCCCTCGCTACATTATCAGCAATTCCTCGCAATCACTGACCAACTGTTAAAGTCGTTTAAATTAGAAGATTATCCAGAAGATATCACACAAGCGCTAAAGATCGCGTATCAGTTGAAAAGAGGCAACAACGGCATTGCTTTCGATGGAATATGTCTAGcaattttcttccattACTTTTACTTACCTGTCAGTGCCACAATGCCGGCCCAGgatatttcttcaccagACTTGTTAGTTCAAGGCGAGAAACTCAAGGGATTCACCACAAATTCGACCACTGTCAGCAAAGCTGGATCGCCATCACCAACTAGTCAAAAAGCAGCCGTTCCCAGGAAGCGTGTGAGTAAGAAAGACGCCTTTGATAAGATTCGATTAGTGGCAGACAAAATCACGTGA
- the HOM6 gene encoding homoserine dehydrogenase (similar to Saccharomyces cerevisiae HOM6 (YJR139C); ancestral locus Anc_4.374): MSGKVVNVVAIGCGVIGSAFLDQLLAMKSPITYNLILIAESKTSLISKDYKPLSLQNGWRSALQNSQQSSLSLEDMLEFLKKSPQPVILVDNTSSAHISGFYPNFIRNGISIATPNKKAFSSDLKIWDDIFAAKPTDGLVYHEATVGAGLPIIGTLRDLIQTGDEVEKIEGIFSGTLSYIFNEYSTTEANDVKFSDVVKKAKELGYTEPDPRDDLNGLDVARKVTILARISGLKVESPTAFPVQSLIPKPLESVASSDEFLSKLSQYDDDLSKLKQEAAAENKVLRFIGKVDLATKEASVGIQKYDASHPFAALKGSDNVISIKTKRYVNPMVIQGAGAGDAVTAAGVLADAIKIAQRV; this comes from the coding sequence ATGTCCGGTAAAGTTGTCAATGTCGTCGCAATTGGTTGTGGTGTGATTGGTTCCGCCTTTTTGGACCAATTGTTGGCTATGAAGTCCCCAATCACTTACAACCTTATTTTGATCGCTGAGAGTAAGACTTCTCTGATCTCTAAAGATTATAAGCCATTGAGCTTACAAAACGGCTGGAGATCGGCCTTACAGAATTCTCAGCAAAGCAGTTTGTCTCTAGAAGACATGTTggaattcttgaaaaaatctcCTCAACCAGTCATCCTGGTTGACAACACTTCGAGTGCCCATATCTCTGGATTTTATCCAAACTTCATTCGTAACGGAATCTCTATCGCCACTCCAAACAAGAAGGCATTCTCCTCTGATCTAAAAATTTGGGATGACATCTTTGCAGCCAAGCCAACTGACGGTTTGGTATACCACGAAGCCACCGTTGGCGCAGGTTTGCCAATCATCGGCACTTTGAGAGACCTAATCCAAACTGGTGATGAAGTCGAGAAAATTGAAGGTATCTTCTCTGGTACTTTGTCTTACATCTTTAACGAATACTCTACCACCGAAGCTAATGATGTCAAATTTTCTGACGTTGTCAAGAAGGCCAAGGAGCTTGGTTACACCGAACCAGATCCAAGAGATGACTTGAACGGGTTGGATGTCGCTAGAAAGGTCACTATCTTGGCTAGAATCAGCGGTTTGAAGGTCGAGTCTCCAACTGCATTCCCTGTTCAATCTTTGATTCCAAAGCCTTTGGAATCTGTTGCTTCCTCTGATGAGTTCTTAAGCAAGCTATCCCAATACGATGACGATTTGAGTAAGTTGAAACAAGAAGCAGCCGCCGAGAATAAAGTCTTGAGATTCATTGGCAAGGTTGACTTGGCTACTAAGGAAGCCTCCGTTGGTATTCAGAAGTACGATGCGTCTCACCCATTTGCCGCTTTGAAGGGTTCTGATAACGTCATTTCTATCAAGACCAAGCGTTACGTCAACCCAATGGTTATTCAAGGTGCTGGTGCTGGTGACGCTGTCACAGCCGCTGGTGTTCTTGCTGATGCCATTAAGATTGCTCAAAGAGTTTAA
- the IML1 gene encoding GTPase-activating protein IML1 (similar to Saccharomyces cerevisiae IML1 (YJR138W); ancestral locus Anc_4.373) — MFTSLRGKSQRPISSIPSEAPRANNTTNANSISLSAGNLIVGSYQSSRPYGQRNLEMNRATGSPAGNRSSGNQTLMNTSATSSTPIPVSTPNTGVKKNKSHQLELAYHESRYSNYSVMLNLSETPEIAEGDICELRTYHKVPGPSGRKIYFIARDFDAESKRRTKSSQVSVLSGQLQSLLDLPTRSKVWVQLKKRESCEADLVELHIKDCLLNRGDMWSLSSQSVGSCVFSGQKLSFLGSIRATVKGIYRDGKKRLSGYLGESTRIVFRSESARLIFLIQITDEMWNFEESGEQLFQKMVNSLFPKIFKRWKEIDTHHSITIAFVCSVDMSKVPFRDLKPGEILKNSTDYFRIVVDQVHAIHWVEIMETLRKEFMKLTKDILNKKTEEGHSAIKGRFSPVIKSNILESVNFATTILTDPFKQPDLRHTTTHVMIITPGSGLYDVDYDLLKLTGKKLLSLEMTMDLICLSRAPLHIVPLFRYLDYENKMYHCSPTWLSIFFWNDTSEGWFPRCKIYDLQMMGLTENDVMQDVSIERLRNEKQVRAISQLMDVYDDSVFRCKPAKEDTTGQSVKTSTGAKKPQSIDKSAQNNSPLEWNAPRFAGAVIEEAQKTKVLASMYTVNEDGEFDADGAGDSLSPIGTRGQTAVDTLKGITKKSSVKDLTHKIVGKLMPGWDQEAKKGKTNIDGINIAGERQLTHTGLSNSKQLPGSGSNVGSSESTPIIMKTLDALSQHEKQRTISPVRDISMRESVSTVNSSKNGDSRQHHGRGRRANNGENKNKLVDSNWMEVSNPSMPVSSELAGQMLPVRWKDVLPRYVAKKYSKWRSFTTPAELPITISDFPTKEDFENNFIFRNHSVTLNVDHEAPDRTHRHLLRDMIYMRLLTGFQICVGKKAKMIELSKSQENKETPIAKYVDGDWATIKVYMMIDSEIHRLSCGVDGVIDVQRYLRKYEENPYEQVPTYIPLVKTRYESEYRPAELDPLHVTRESFNWNQIDQVLAGYGDCSSKKKKPYGYRSKMVVLPADVPSNTYSSVINGRNETLTPEEIRLEGLRKLITSINRSKRRTVKDNSARNNKKEEIQQEIMFYTGSLFQFIHEQKESLEKSAIDYKDSIFASDKMQLKKDADMKKVAYEMQHGNNPLTLVNRKWHWKKHQNSFIGAEMVNWLISNYGDIDTREDAVEYGQNLMEEGLFVHVLNKHSFLDGHYFYQLSPQYVIDQKSLEKVSSDDKSNADSRRVAKGDSISVSSGSKAAAPSIEFSVSNSQRSIQDESGIKNTDEISDKPTVVLSSSVVIDVDLAGKSYKSETCTVHYDKVHNPDHCFHIRVEWLTTTPKLLDDLVGNWSRLCERFGLKLIEIPWTELCTIPSINPFHSFVDIKLAINPWEDPEFKDLEVLATSKFYYHMFLLKASGFLLDNRAATFIQEGECEFDIVYSWGKPEFKYAQYIHNTGAYIAEIRENGNLFLAPNNIYLSRVNRGNVVGKSQSSPQWALDAQMVMLDFRETCTNYEKLREVLLEGKEKWIEEQFYDDF, encoded by the coding sequence ATGTTCACTAGCCTCCGAGGCAAGAGTCAACGGCCTATATCGTCGATACCATCGGAAGCTCCAAGGGCCAATAATACTACAAATGCAAACAGCATATCACTGAGTGCTGGTAACCTTATAGTGGGGTCGTACCAGTCATCTAGACCTTATGGgcagagaaatttggaaatgAACAGGGCGACGGGCTCCCCTGCAGGCAATAGATCATCCGGTAATCAGACCTTGATGAACACGTCGGCTACTTCCTCTACTCCAATACCGGTGTCGACACCAAATACCGgtgtgaagaagaataagtCTCACCAACTGGAACTTGCTTATCATGAATCGCGCTATTCTAATTATTCAGTCATGTTAAACCTGAGCGAGACTCCAGAGATAGCTGAAGGTGATATATGTGAATTGAGAACGTACCACAAGGTACCGGGTCCCAGCGGTCGAAAAATATATTTTATTGcaagagattttgatgCTGAGTCGAAGAGGAGAACTAAGAGCTCTCAAGTCTCGGTTCTTTCGGGGCAACTTCAGTCACTTCTAGACTTACCTACAAGGTCGAAGGTTTGGGTACAGTTGAAAAAACGAGAAAGCTGCGAAGCTGACCTTGTTGAGTTGCACATAAAGGACTGCTTGTTAAATCGGGGTGATATGTGGTCCCTTTCGTCGCAGTCAGTTGGAAGTTGCGTCTTTTCAGGCCAAAAATTATCTTTCCTAGGGTCTATAAGGGCTACGGTCAAGGGCATCTATAGAGACGGTAAGAAACGTTTATCAGGATACCTTGGTGAGAGTACTAGAATAGTTTTCAGATCTGAGAGTGCACGGTTGATATTCTTAATCCAGATTACTGATGAGATGTGGaattttgaagagtctGGTGAGCAACTgtttcaaaagatggttAATTCTCTTTTCcccaaaattttcaaaaggtggaaagaaattgatacACATCACAGTATAACCATAGCATTTGTATGCTCTGTGGATATGTCGAAGGTGCCTTTTAGAGATCTCAAGCCAGGAGAAATCCTGAAAAATAGTACTGACTACTTTAGAATTGTTGTTGACCAGGTCCACGCTATACACTGGGTCGAAATTATGGAGACGCTaagaaaagaatttatGAAGCTAACGAAAGACATTCTAAACAAGAAGACCGAAGAAGGACATAGCGCCATCAAGGGGCGGTTTTCTCCTGTAATAAAGTCTAATATCCTAGAGTCGGTTAATTTTGCGACGACAATTCTAACAGACCCATTCAAGCAACCTGACTTACGCCATACGACAACACATGTTATGATTATTACCCCAGGGTCTGGACTCTACGATGTTGATTACGATTTGCTTAAGTTAACTGGTAAAAAATTGCTGTCATTAGAAATGACAATGGATCTAATTTGCCTGTCACGAGCACCGTTACATATTGTTCCACTTTTCAGGTACCTGGATTATGAGAATAAAATGTACCACTGTAGCCCCACCTGGTTAAGTATCTTCTTTTGGAATGACACTTCTGAGGGTTGGTTCCCGAGATGTAAAATTTATGACCTACAAATGATGGGTTTGACAGAAAATGATGTTATGCAAGATGTCTCCATCGAGAGGTTACGGAATGAGAAGCAAGTGCGTGCTATTTCGCAGCTGATGGATGTTTACGATGACTCTGTCTTCCGATGCAAACCAGCGAAAGAAGATACCACTGGTCAAAGTGTGAAGACATCTACAGGAGCGAAGAAGCCACAATCCATAGACAAATCCGCTCAAAACAATAGCCCACTGGAATGGAACGCACCAAGGTTTGCCGGAGCGGTAATTGAGGAAGCTCAGAAAACAAAGGTTCTTGCAAGCATGTACACTGTTAATGAGGATGGCGAGTTTGATGCGGATGGTGCTGGTGATTCATTGAGTCCTATTGGTACCAGGGGCCAGACAGCAGTAGACACGTTGAAAGGTATTACCAAGAAGAGTTCCGTGAAAGACTTGACCCACAAGATTGTCGGTAAGTTAATGCCAGGGTGGGATCAAGAAGCAAAGAAGGGGAAAACTAATATAGATGGAATTAATATCGCCGGAGAGCGTCAGTTGACTCATACTGGTCTCTCGAATAGTAAACAACTCCCAGGTTCCGGAAGTAATGTTGGATCATCGGAAAGTACTCCGATAATTATGAAAACTCTTGACGCATTAAGTCAACATGAAAAGCAAAGAACTATCTCACCAGTTCGAGATATTTCCATGCGAGAATCAGTCAGTACAGTCAATTCCTCGAAAAATGGTGATTCTAGACAACACCACGGTAGAGGAAGGAGAGCTAACAACGGGGAAAATAAGAATAAGCTAGTTGACTCAAATTGGATGGAAGTTTCAAATCCGTCTATGCCGGTAAGCAGTGAACTTGCTGGGCAGATGCTTCCAGTGCGCTGGAAAGATGTATTACCACGATACGTTGCCAAAAAGTACAGCAAGTGGCGCTCGTTCACAACGCCAGCGGAGCTACCCATAACCATATCTGACTTCCCAACGAAggaagactttgaaaacaatttcatcttcagaaATCACTCTGTTACATTGAACGTTGATCACGAAGCTCCCGACCGGACACACAGGCATTTGCTGCGTGATATGATTTACATGCGTCTGTTAACTGGATTTCAGATATGTGTCGGTAAGAAAGCTAAAATGATCGAACTGAGTAAGAGTCAAGAAAATAAGGAAACCCCAATTGCTAAGTACGTTGATGGAGATTGGGCAACTATTAAGGTTTATATGATGATAGACTCTGAGATTCATAGGCTATCCTGTGGAGTGGACGGAGTAATTGATGTCCAACGTTACCTCAGGAAATACGAAGAGAATCCATACGAGCAGGTTCCAACGTATATACCGCTGGTTAAAACAAGGTACGAATCTGAATATCGACCTGCGGAACTAGACCCGTTACATGTTACTCGAGAATCCTTTAACTGGAATCAGATTGACCAAGTACTTGCCGGTTATGGGGATTGTAgctcgaagaagaagaagccataTGGATATAGGTCAAAGATGGTTGTTCTACCCGCTGATGTACCTTCGAACACATACTCATCAGTTATAAATGGAAGAAATGAAACTCTTACCCCTGAAGAAATAAGATTAGAAGGTTTGAGAAAGTTGATCACATCTATCAATAGGTCGAAGCGGCGAACAGTAAAGGATAACTCAGCTaggaacaacaagaaagaagaaattcaacaagaaatcatGTTTTACACAGGTTCGCTGTTCCAATTCATCCATGAACAAAAGGAGTCCCTTGAAAAGTCGGCCATTGATTATAAGgattcaatttttgcaagTGACAAGATGCAACTGAAGAAGGATGCTGATATGAAGAAAGTAGCATATGAAATGCAACACGGGAATAATCCTTTAACTCTAGTTAATCGTAAATGGCATTGGAAAAAGCATCAAAACAGTTTTATTGGGGCTGAAATGGTTAATTGGCTCATAAGCAACTATGGTGACATCGACACTCGTGAAGATGCCGTAGAATATGGACAAAACTTGATGGAAGAGGGTTTGTTTGTTCATGTATTGAACAAGCATAGTTTTTTGGACGGGCATTACTTTTATCAGCTTTCTCCACAATATGTGATTGATCAGAAAAGTTTGGAGAAGGTAAGTTCTGACGACAAATCCAATGCAGATAGCAGGCGTGTAGCAAAAGGGGATTCGATCAGTGTTTCCTCTGGAAGCAAGGCAGCCGctccatcaattgagtttAGTGTTAGCAACTCACAGAGGTCCATACAAGACGAATCGGGTATTAAAAATACTGACGAAATTAGCGACAAACCCACTGTTGTTCTGAGCTCCTCGGTGGTGATTGATGTTGATCTCGCGGGCAAGTCATACAAATCTGAGACTTGCACAGTTCATTATGATAAAGTCCATAATCCTGACCATTGTTTCCATATTCGAGTAGAATGGCTGACCACAACACCCAAACTACTGGATGACTTGGTCGGGAATTGGTCCAGATTATGTGAAAGATTTGGGCTCAAGCTAATTGAAATTCCATGGACCGAGCTCTGCACAATACCATCAATAAACCCATTTCATTCGTTTGTTGATATAAAGCTTGCAATAAATCCTTGGGAAGATCCAGAATTCAAAGACTTAGAAGTTCTTGCGACAAGCAAGTTCTACTATCACATGTTTCTGTTGAAGGCGTCAGGATTTTTGCTGGATAATAGAGCCGCGACCTTCATACAGGAAGGTGAATGTGAATTTGATATTGTCTACTCATGGGGTAAGCCGGAGTTCAAGTACGCCCAGTATATTCACAATACGGGTGCTTACATTGCCGAAATCAGGGAGAACGGTAATTTATTCCTAGCACCGAATAACATATACCTATCAAGGGTGAACAGAGGCAATGTTGTGGGTAAATCGCAGTCATCTCCACAATGGGCGCTGGATGCCCAAATGGTTATGCTTGACTTCAGAGAGACATGCACCAACTATGAAAAGCTGAGAGAAGTTCTACTCGAGGGTAAAGAGAAATGGATCGAGGAACAATTTTACGATGATTTTTAA